A part of Candidatus Omnitrophota bacterium genomic DNA contains:
- a CDS encoding glycosyltransferase family 4 protein → MIRNHSVKIGFLVEEFFDEKFRGFGGYGMTVKYIAEHFNVANSKLKADVILMYPLDIASPQQSSAHNADVVMMPKRMPDTGKDFRNYARLIHEKRPDVFIAVDHFQSYEYPLMAFPNIPWVIWLKDPRDEVKFRKYATVSLQLKAWGYEGPDEVVERSHRTLNSFRLVLKRSRMFGRKVCFAAESKDFIPIGKRLYGLKDLNPAILSKPIPLPKMEGPEYAEKPLFLFMARLDPVKRPWIFCELAKRFKDADFVVAGKVNNPEIMEEVLAKYKDVPNLKFLGGVFGVEKDALFRRIWALVNTSVHEGLPVTMVEAFSYGKTSIASGNLDGIAERFGFYTGEMTGDGYDSATLDRYSEPIEKIINGQLDRESLFREARRYVQEVHSFEKFEQTVRDIVSTNRYDGNFTLEDK, encoded by the coding sequence TTGATCAGAAACCATTCCGTCAAGATCGGGTTCCTGGTGGAGGAGTTTTTTGATGAGAAGTTCCGCGGGTTCGGCGGCTATGGGATGACGGTTAAGTATATTGCTGAACATTTTAACGTGGCCAACAGCAAACTCAAGGCGGATGTCATCCTGATGTATCCGCTTGATATCGCAAGCCCCCAACAATCTTCGGCCCACAATGCGGATGTGGTCATGATGCCCAAGCGCATGCCGGATACGGGCAAGGATTTCCGGAACTATGCCCGGCTTATCCATGAAAAGCGACCGGATGTTTTTATCGCGGTGGACCATTTCCAATCGTATGAATATCCTTTGATGGCCTTTCCGAACATCCCCTGGGTCATCTGGCTTAAGGATCCCAGGGATGAGGTAAAGTTTAGAAAGTACGCCACCGTGAGCTTACAGTTAAAGGCTTGGGGTTATGAAGGTCCGGATGAAGTTGTGGAGCGTTCCCATCGTACTTTGAACTCGTTTCGTCTTGTGCTAAAGCGCAGCCGCATGTTCGGCCGCAAGGTCTGTTTTGCCGCGGAATCCAAAGATTTTATTCCTATCGGAAAACGTCTCTATGGCTTGAAGGATTTAAATCCCGCGATCCTGTCCAAACCCATCCCTTTGCCGAAGATGGAGGGGCCTGAGTATGCAGAAAAACCGTTATTTCTGTTTATGGCGAGGCTTGACCCGGTCAAACGCCCATGGATTTTCTGTGAGTTGGCCAAACGTTTTAAGGACGCAGATTTTGTGGTTGCCGGCAAAGTGAATAATCCGGAAATCATGGAAGAGGTATTGGCAAAATATAAAGATGTTCCCAATTTGAAATTTTTAGGCGGGGTTTTTGGGGTGGAAAAAGACGCCCTTTTCCGCCGTATCTGGGCTCTGGTGAATACGAGTGTGCACGAAGGATTGCCCGTCACCATGGTCGAGGCATTTTCCTATGGAAAAACCAGCATTGCCTCTGGGAATTTAGATGGAATTGCTGAGCGTTTCGGCTTTTATACGGGGGAAATGACTGGGGATGGATATGATAGTGCGACCTTGGACCGTTATTCCGAACCGATTGAAAAGATTATCAATGGACAATTAGACCGGGAAAGCCTATTTAGAGAAGCCCGCCGGTATGTCCAGGAGGTCCATTCCTTTGAGAAGTTCGAACAGACTGTGCGAGATATTGTTTCGACAAACAGATACGACGGCAACTTTACGCTGGAAGATAAATAG
- a CDS encoding glycosyltransferase translates to MISTLIATYNRGPDLRLVLGCLLNQRLPAGLEHEVIIIDNNSNDDTRAVVESLIPSFGGKLKYFFEPRQGKSFAINKGIQEAQGEIIVLTDDDCTFESDYIAKIYQAFQKGGLEIGFIGGRILPRYVGCSKPAWFAELEPGWWYKEFFWGPLAVLDYGEEPFIIDKRGLPLSDLKLFYGANMAVRKELFFHHGHFDIEKYHTHDTEFQLRFLREGARGLYTPEVKVYHKITADRLTPQYYYRWYFKRGYLLDFQGRYREKIYHPFGIQWAMLAKTVKLLVTSVFVRSLTQKVYRRCQALFNLGQMKQLIKENS, encoded by the coding sequence ATGATCTCTACACTCATCGCCACATATAACCGTGGTCCGGATCTCAGGCTGGTCCTGGGCTGTCTGTTGAACCAGCGGCTTCCCGCAGGGTTGGAACACGAGGTCATCATCATTGATAATAATTCAAATGACGACACCAGGGCGGTGGTCGAATCGCTGATCCCGTCTTTCGGCGGGAAACTCAAGTATTTCTTTGAACCGCGGCAGGGAAAATCCTTCGCTATTAACAAGGGCATTCAAGAAGCCCAGGGGGAAATCATTGTCCTGACTGATGATGACTGCACGTTTGAAAGCGATTATATCGCGAAGATTTATCAAGCATTTCAGAAAGGCGGCCTGGAGATCGGTTTTATCGGGGGGAGGATCCTTCCTCGGTATGTCGGCTGCAGCAAACCGGCGTGGTTCGCCGAATTAGAGCCGGGGTGGTGGTATAAAGAATTTTTCTGGGGACCTTTGGCGGTCCTGGATTATGGGGAAGAGCCGTTCATCATCGACAAGCGCGGCCTACCCTTATCCGATCTCAAGCTGTTTTACGGGGCCAATATGGCGGTCCGGAAAGAGCTGTTTTTTCATCATGGTCATTTTGACATTGAAAAATACCATACACATGATACGGAATTTCAACTGCGTTTTTTAAGGGAAGGGGCGCGCGGCCTTTATACGCCGGAGGTCAAGGTTTATCATAAAATCACGGCCGACCGGTTAACACCGCAATATTATTATCGCTGGTATTTCAAGAGAGGGTATCTTCTGGATTTCCAGGGCCGGTACCGGGAAAAAATCTATCATCCGTTCGGCATTCAGTGGGCGATGCTCGCCAAGACCGTTAAGCTGCTGGTGACGTCGGTTTTTGTCCGTTCGTTGACCCAAAAAGTGTACAGGCGATGCCAGGCGTTGTTCAACCTGGGACAGATGAAACAGCTGATTAAAGAAAATTCATGA
- a CDS encoding DUF6492 family protein — translation MDKISLVLTLKINAYPLGSDLERAKKILLPSLAKYFDLSQISRFWIIVPADEQEQIARELWEFRDRLKITIKNEETLLKSVPGWTRDRIVHGMMRGLGRIVRKLNGEGLLSEYLRPRDGWHSLNGWRRQQILKILAARLVDTDYFLIVDSDLCLMRPANLKTIFPDGKALFGRDRLKTQYDWWAGAARVLGISLKLGPEDEVISVTPQVLVTSVVNRLMDYLMSKAREKGARTLLEYLSQNGPWTEYTLYWLFLLEFCEKGDHYSDQRQGYALHAGGSVWYREQASDARVLRDRIDSAFRRDDSLFLVVQSACIPLSEYYEAVRGHLS, via the coding sequence ATGGACAAAATATCTCTTGTTTTAACCTTGAAAATTAACGCCTATCCCCTGGGGAGCGACCTGGAAAGGGCCAAGAAAATCCTTCTTCCTTCGCTCGCCAAATATTTCGATTTGAGCCAGATCAGCCGGTTCTGGATTATCGTCCCGGCCGATGAGCAGGAGCAGATCGCCCGGGAGCTTTGGGAATTCCGGGACCGCCTCAAAATAACCATTAAAAATGAGGAGACGCTTCTGAAATCGGTCCCGGGATGGACGAGGGACCGGATCGTCCACGGCATGATGAGGGGGCTGGGGAGGATTGTCCGTAAATTAAACGGGGAGGGGTTGTTATCCGAATATTTGCGGCCTCGCGACGGATGGCATTCTCTGAATGGTTGGCGAAGGCAGCAAATACTTAAGATTCTTGCGGCGCGGCTGGTCGACACAGATTATTTTTTGATCGTGGATTCCGACCTGTGTTTGATGCGCCCCGCGAATTTAAAGACCATTTTCCCCGATGGGAAAGCGCTCTTCGGGCGGGACAGACTGAAAACGCAATACGATTGGTGGGCCGGGGCCGCCAGGGTGCTCGGTATCTCCTTGAAGCTTGGGCCGGAAGACGAGGTGATATCAGTCACGCCCCAGGTCCTGGTAACGTCCGTGGTCAACCGCCTTATGGACTATTTGATGTCGAAAGCAAGGGAGAAGGGGGCCCGGACCCTGCTTGAGTATCTCTCTCAAAATGGCCCCTGGACAGAATATACGCTATACTGGTTGTTCCTGCTGGAGTTTTGCGAAAAGGGCGACCATTATTCAGATCAGCGGCAAGGCTATGCTTTGCATGCGGGCGGCAGCGTGTGGTATCGTGAACAGGCATCCGACGCGAGAGTCTTGCGGGATCGGATCGATTCGGCGTTTCGCCGGGACGATTCGTTATTTTTGGTTGTTCAAAGCGCCTGCATCCCTCTGAGTGAATATTATGAGGCGGTGCGGGGGCACTTGTCGTAA